One region of Polaribacter pectinis genomic DNA includes:
- a CDS encoding zinc-dependent metalloprotease: MTKKVLLKILLVAFVFGFSAESNAQFWKKKKKEAPKVAPKPKPKKGAMQPYSKVVTKDHKTDDGLFKVHTKDDSYLFEIPDSLLKREMLMVTRIAKTASGLGFGGGKTNTQVLRWERNNKNILLRIVSYDVVADTILPVHEAVVNSNLEPILFSFPIKAISKDSTATVIDATELFSSDIKPLGLPGFYRKFYQATRMDKTRSYIDRVNSYPQNIEIRHVKTYFANKPPSNSALGSITLEMSNSMVLLPKVPMKRRYFDERVGWFARGQTDYGLKDQKSKTVTYLDRYRLEVKDEDIEKFKRGELVEPKKQIVYYVDRATPEEWVPYIIQGVNDWQVAFEAAGFKNAIIAKRAPTKEEDPDYSPEDVRYSVIRYLASPIPNANGPHVSDPRSGEILESDINWYHNVMSLLHNWFFIQTAAINPDARGNNFKTETMGELIKFVSSHELGHTLGLPHNMGSSAAYPVDSLRSATFTQKYGTAPSIMDYARFNYVAQPGDVGVALMPNIGVYDKHAINWGYRPILDKTAEEEKPILDSWILKHAGDPMYRFGHQQAGGVVDPTSQTEDLGDDAMKASMYGIKNLQRILPRLEEWTSEKGENYDDLATMYGQVLSQFNRYMGHVSANIGGVTEYYKTSDQEGAVYTHVDKATQRQALQFVIDELFETPKWMLDENIFSKTEFSGAVERVRGLQARTLNNLLDAGRMARMIENETLNGSSEAYTLVSMMSDLRKGVWGEIYTGRSIDTYRRNLQRAHLDRLNYLLNEAKDQRGANRGYFKQSGITINQSDIKSVARGELKRLQRDAKAASNRGNTLTRYHLQDVVDRIDAILDPK; encoded by the coding sequence ATGACAAAAAAAGTACTTTTAAAAATTCTTTTAGTTGCTTTTGTTTTTGGTTTTTCTGCTGAATCTAATGCACAATTTTGGAAGAAAAAGAAAAAAGAAGCTCCAAAAGTAGCTCCGAAACCAAAACCTAAAAAAGGTGCAATGCAACCATACAGTAAAGTGGTAACTAAAGATCACAAAACTGATGATGGTTTATTTAAAGTTCATACGAAAGATGATTCTTACTTATTCGAAATTCCTGATTCTCTTTTAAAAAGAGAAATGTTAATGGTAACTAGAATTGCTAAAACCGCAAGCGGATTAGGCTTTGGTGGTGGAAAAACCAACACACAAGTTTTACGTTGGGAAAGAAACAACAAAAACATTTTATTACGTATTGTTTCTTATGATGTAGTAGCAGACACTATTCTACCAGTTCATGAAGCTGTGGTAAATTCGAATTTAGAACCAATTTTATTCTCTTTTCCAATTAAAGCAATTAGCAAAGATTCTACTGCTACTGTAATTGATGCAACTGAATTATTTTCTTCAGATATTAAACCTTTAGGTTTACCAGGGTTTTATAGAAAATTTTATCAAGCTACAAGAATGGATAAAACTCGTTCTTATATAGATAGAGTAAATAGCTATCCACAGAATATTGAAATTCGTCACGTAAAAACATATTTTGCCAACAAACCACCTTCTAACAGTGCGTTAGGTTCTATTACTTTAGAAATGAGTAATTCTATGGTATTATTACCTAAAGTTCCAATGAAGCGTCGTTACTTTGATGAAAGAGTTGGTTGGTTTGCTAGAGGTCAAACAGATTATGGTTTAAAAGACCAGAAAAGTAAAACTGTAACTTATTTAGATAGATACAGATTAGAAGTTAAAGATGAAGACATCGAAAAGTTTAAAAGAGGTGAATTAGTTGAGCCTAAAAAACAGATTGTTTATTATGTAGATAGAGCAACTCCAGAAGAATGGGTTCCTTATATTATACAAGGTGTAAACGATTGGCAAGTTGCTTTTGAAGCCGCAGGTTTTAAAAATGCAATTATTGCAAAAAGAGCACCAACTAAAGAAGAAGATCCAGATTATAGCCCAGAAGATGTGCGTTATTCTGTAATTAGATATTTAGCTTCTCCAATACCAAATGCAAATGGACCTCACGTAAGTGACCCTCGTTCTGGAGAAATTTTAGAATCGGATATTAACTGGTATCATAATGTAATGTCTTTATTACATAACTGGTTTTTTATTCAGACAGCTGCCATCAATCCAGATGCTAGAGGAAATAACTTTAAGACAGAAACAATGGGAGAATTAATTAAGTTTGTTTCTTCTCATGAGCTAGGTCATACTTTAGGATTGCCTCATAACATGGGTAGTTCTGCTGCTTATCCTGTAGATTCTTTACGTTCTGCAACTTTCACCCAAAAATACGGAACAGCACCTTCAATTATGGATTATGCTCGTTTTAATTATGTAGCTCAACCAGGAGATGTTGGTGTTGCTTTAATGCCAAATATTGGTGTTTATGACAAACATGCTATTAACTGGGGATATAGACCAATTTTAGATAAAACTGCAGAAGAAGAAAAACCAATTTTAGATAGTTGGATTTTAAAACATGCTGGAGATCCAATGTATAGATTCGGGCACCAACAAGCTGGTGGAGTTGTAGACCCTACTTCTCAAACAGAAGATTTAGGTGATGATGCCATGAAAGCTTCTATGTACGGAATTAAAAACTTGCAAAGAATATTGCCAAGATTAGAGGAGTGGACTTCTGAAAAAGGAGAAAATTACGATGATCTAGCTACAATGTATGGACAAGTTTTAAGTCAATTTAATAGATATATGGGGCATGTTTCTGCCAATATTGGTGGTGTAACAGAATATTACAAAACCTCTGACCAAGAAGGAGCTGTTTATACTCATGTAGATAAAGCAACTCAAAGACAAGCTTTACAATTTGTAATTGATGAATTATTTGAAACTCCAAAATGGATGTTAGACGAAAATATCTTTAGCAAAACAGAATTTTCTGGAGCAGTAGAAAGAGTTCGTGGTTTGCAAGCAAGAACTTTAAACAATCTTTTAGATGCTGGGAGAATGGCAAGAATGATTGAAAACGAAACTTTAAATGGCTCTTCAGAAGCATATACTTTAGTTAGTATGATGAGTGATTTAAGAAAAGGTGTTTGGGGTGAAATCTATACTGGACGTTCTATTGATACATACAGAAGAAATTTACAAAGAGCACATTTAGATAGACTAAACTATTTACTAAATGAAGCTAAAGACCAAAGAGGTGCCAACAGAGGTTACTTTAAACAAAGTGGAATTACAATTAATCAATCTGATATTAAATCTGTTGCAAGAGGTGAACTAAAACGTTTACAAAGAGATGCAAAAGCAGCTTCTAACAGAGGTAACACTTTAACACGTTACCATTTACAAGATGTTGTAGATAGAATTGATGCGATTTTAGATCCTAAATAA
- a CDS encoding tRNA dihydrouridine synthase produces MNQTLLSSPLQGFTDFKFRNAFNHFFGGIDTFYSPYIRLNGKLVIKNSYQKDILLENNTELEVIPQIITNDADEFLFVSKYVQELGYKELNWNLGCPYPMVTKRGMGSGLINDDEKINNILHKIHNESDIIVSMKMRMGYENAEEILDVLPILDNYPLKNIAIHARIGKQLYKGGTDLDAFQKCLDNSKHKMYYNGDITSVAAFKKLQERFTNIDHWMIGRGLIADPFLPSMIKNDTTEYPKNRFHIFNEFHDRIYQEYDAALSGPTPIKMKMLGFWEYFSQSFSNPQKTYKKIKKASNAKSYAIAVKDIFKEAKR; encoded by the coding sequence ATGAATCAGACACTATTATCTTCACCATTACAAGGCTTTACCGATTTTAAATTTAGAAATGCATTCAATCATTTTTTTGGAGGAATTGATACTTTCTATTCTCCATACATAAGATTAAATGGTAAATTGGTTATTAAAAACTCGTATCAAAAAGATATACTTTTAGAAAATAATACAGAGCTTGAAGTAATTCCACAAATAATTACAAATGATGCTGATGAATTTTTATTCGTTTCTAAATATGTGCAAGAATTAGGGTACAAGGAATTGAATTGGAATTTAGGTTGCCCATATCCCATGGTTACAAAACGTGGAATGGGTTCTGGATTAATTAACGACGACGAAAAAATAAATAATATTCTTCATAAAATTCATAATGAATCTGACATTATTGTTTCTATGAAAATGAGAATGGGTTATGAAAATGCTGAAGAAATTTTAGATGTCTTACCAATTTTAGACAACTATCCTTTAAAGAATATTGCAATTCATGCAAGAATTGGAAAACAGCTTTACAAAGGAGGAACAGATTTAGACGCCTTTCAAAAATGTTTAGATAACAGCAAACACAAAATGTATTATAATGGCGATATTACTTCTGTAGCTGCCTTTAAAAAACTACAAGAACGTTTTACCAACATAGATCATTGGATGATTGGAAGAGGTTTAATTGCAGATCCTTTTTTACCAAGTATGATAAAAAATGATACCACAGAATATCCTAAAAACAGGTTTCATATTTTTAATGAATTCCATGACCGAATTTACCAAGAATATGACGCAGCACTTTCTGGGCCAACTCCTATAAAAATGAAAATGCTTGGTTTCTGGGAATACTTTTCTCAAAGTTTTTCTAATCCGCAGAAAACATACAAAAAAATTAAAAAAGCAAGTAATGCAAAGTCTTATGCTATTGCAGTAAAAGATATTTTTAAAGAAGCGAAAAGATAA
- a CDS encoding endonuclease/exonuclease/phosphatase family protein: MKRFIKVIFRLLLLLVFAFVIFFFWASSSTLDEKEYSKLMTNQFENSIDNDSVFSIVTYNIGYLSGMTNNRPIPKPKELFDTNLEQVLAETKKVNPDIVAFQEIDYNASRSYNVNQQNEIAKLGFNYVAQAVNWDETYVPFPYWPPSMHFGKVVSGQSIISKYPLKKHQRIVLERVADAPFYRDALYLERLAQVVKVILNGREVVLINVHLEAFDKPTRVNQFEAVLKIFNKYKEDYPTILLGDFNSRARDLEAIIQKMFLMNDVGNAAFNKENPKNTFNTRNPFKRIDYIFYTKNSIEYISGKVLVEFGESSDHLPVEMSFKLK, encoded by the coding sequence ATGAAAAGATTTATAAAAGTAATTTTCCGTCTATTATTATTGTTGGTATTTGCTTTTGTAATTTTCTTCTTTTGGGCTTCATCATCAACTTTAGATGAAAAAGAATATTCTAAATTGATGACAAATCAATTTGAAAATTCGATTGATAATGATTCTGTTTTTAGCATTGTCACTTATAATATTGGATATTTAAGCGGAATGACAAATAATCGTCCGATTCCGAAACCAAAAGAGTTATTTGATACTAATTTAGAGCAAGTTTTAGCTGAAACTAAAAAGGTGAATCCTGATATTGTTGCATTTCAAGAAATAGATTACAATGCTTCCAGAAGTTATAATGTAAATCAACAAAACGAAATTGCAAAACTTGGTTTTAATTATGTTGCACAAGCCGTAAATTGGGATGAAACCTATGTTCCTTTTCCTTATTGGCCACCAAGTATGCATTTTGGAAAAGTAGTTTCTGGACAATCGATAATTAGTAAATATCCTTTAAAAAAACACCAAAGAATTGTTTTAGAAAGGGTTGCAGATGCACCTTTTTATAGAGATGCGTTGTATTTAGAACGTTTAGCACAAGTTGTAAAAGTAATTTTAAATGGAAGAGAAGTTGTGTTGATAAATGTTCATTTAGAAGCTTTTGATAAACCTACAAGAGTAAATCAATTTGAAGCAGTTTTAAAGATTTTTAACAAGTATAAAGAAGACTATCCAACCATATTATTAGGCGATTTTAATTCTAGAGCGAGAGATTTAGAAGCAATAATTCAAAAAATGTTTTTAATGAATGATGTTGGAAATGCAGCTTTCAACAAAGAAAATCCTAAAAATACTTTTAATACAAGAAATCCTTTTAAAAGAATAGATTATATTTTTTACACAAAAAACTCCATTGAATATATTTCTGGAAAAGTATTAGTGGAGTTTGGAGAATCTTCAGATCATTTACCAGTAGAAATGAGTTTTAAGTTGAAATAA
- a CDS encoding mechanosensitive ion channel family protein yields MKKFFWLLLFIPFFANAQDSIRVDLSNPHAAIYTHLYFLQSDSYEPKKAAKVILGLEEKKAIQKAIKIKQVLDGKGLYVDVNKIPTNPNFKDTIGYSSYFRYVLFPQRMPQIYVEKIEGKWYYSSETVSKIDNLYKEVYPWYVQKLQDIIPVSGHKKFLNLELWQFIGLLIMFLLMYIIFLLVKRIAFFVLRKIQHQITHNTNLEVNKVLKKLAHPISLLVAVAFVDKIFPSLQLGLGTNTWVFLILNIAKTVFWIYVFLKLVQVVMRIYSEFTERTHSRLDDQLVPILHSFFTGLVLIIGLFKLLTLFGVNTTTLLAGATIGGLAFALASQDTVKNLIGTIMIFLDKPFHIEDWIEAGEVVGTVEKVGFRSTSVRAADTSVYKIPNSRLSEIVINNKGLRLYRRYNTNLGLRYDTPPELIEAFVKGVREIIIAHPETRSDSYNVEFTGFGDSALLVMVNVYFKSLAWGVEQSSKHRLHIAIVKLAKELGVDFAFPSTTVTIENFPEKKGLNPKYDISKERIDAVITGVVADFTNENPTE; encoded by the coding sequence ATGAAAAAGTTTTTCTGGTTATTACTGTTTATTCCATTTTTTGCAAATGCTCAAGATAGTATTCGTGTAGATTTAAGCAATCCACATGCAGCTATTTATACACATTTATATTTTTTACAATCAGATTCTTATGAACCTAAAAAAGCAGCAAAAGTTATTTTAGGTTTAGAAGAAAAGAAAGCAATACAAAAAGCTATTAAAATTAAACAAGTTTTAGATGGTAAGGGATTGTATGTAGACGTAAATAAGATTCCTACAAACCCCAATTTTAAAGATACCATTGGTTATTCTTCTTATTTTAGATATGTGTTATTCCCTCAAAGAATGCCTCAAATTTATGTAGAAAAGATAGAAGGAAAATGGTATTATTCTTCAGAAACTGTATCAAAAATAGATAACCTGTACAAAGAAGTTTATCCATGGTATGTACAGAAATTACAAGATATAATTCCTGTTTCTGGCCACAAAAAGTTTTTAAATTTAGAGTTATGGCAATTTATTGGGTTGCTAATTATGTTCCTTTTAATGTATATTATTTTCTTGTTAGTTAAAAGAATAGCTTTTTTTGTTTTACGTAAAATTCAACATCAAATAACTCATAACACAAATTTAGAAGTAAATAAGGTTCTTAAAAAACTAGCACATCCAATAAGTTTGTTAGTAGCTGTAGCCTTTGTAGATAAAATTTTTCCATCACTTCAATTAGGTTTAGGAACAAATACTTGGGTGTTTTTAATTTTAAATATAGCAAAGACAGTTTTTTGGATTTATGTATTCCTAAAACTAGTACAAGTTGTAATGAGAATTTATTCAGAATTTACAGAAAGAACGCACAGCAGATTAGATGACCAATTAGTACCAATTTTGCATAGCTTCTTTACTGGTCTGGTTTTAATAATTGGACTTTTTAAATTGCTAACTCTTTTTGGTGTAAATACTACAACTTTATTAGCAGGAGCAACAATTGGAGGTTTGGCATTTGCTTTGGCTTCTCAAGACACTGTTAAAAATTTGATAGGTACTATCATGATTTTTCTAGACAAACCTTTTCATATAGAAGATTGGATTGAAGCTGGAGAAGTTGTTGGAACTGTAGAAAAAGTTGGTTTTAGATCTACAAGTGTTAGAGCAGCAGATACTTCTGTATATAAAATACCAAATAGTAGATTATCAGAAATTGTTATTAACAATAAGGGTTTACGTTTATATAGACGTTATAACACAAATTTAGGGTTGCGTTATGACACGCCACCAGAATTAATAGAGGCTTTTGTAAAAGGAGTTAGAGAAATAATTATTGCACATCCAGAAACACGTTCAGACTCTTATAATGTAGAGTTTACAGGTTTTGGAGATTCTGCTTTATTAGTAATGGTAAATGTGTATTTTAAAAGTTTAGCTTGGGGAGTTGAACAATCTTCTAAACATAGGTTGCATATTGCTATTGTTAAATTAGCTAAAGAATTAGGAGTAGATTTTGCATTTCCTTCTACAACTGTTACCATTGAGAATTTTCCAGAGAAAAAAGGATTGAATCCTAAATATGATATTTCTAAAGAAAGAATAGATGCAGTAATTACAGGAGTTGTTGCAGATTTTACAAATGAAAATCCAACAGAATAA
- a CDS encoding Spy/CpxP family protein refolding chaperone: MKKIITVIVLVFAFAFTTQAQKKGGKPSTEKVLKKLTKELNLSTEQQNKIKPLLEAQMADRKMMNDKRKALKDSGEKPSKEERMQMRKDRTEAEATMNAKMASILDKEQFAKFEAMAKEKGRKGKEKKKKKN; this comes from the coding sequence ATGAAAAAAATAATAACAGTAATCGTTTTAGTATTTGCTTTTGCATTTACTACACAAGCACAAAAAAAAGGAGGAAAACCATCTACTGAAAAAGTGCTTAAGAAATTGACTAAAGAGTTGAATTTATCTACAGAGCAACAAAATAAAATTAAACCTTTATTAGAAGCACAAATGGCAGATAGAAAAATGATGAATGACAAAAGGAAAGCCTTAAAAGATTCTGGAGAAAAGCCATCTAAAGAAGAGAGAATGCAAATGAGAAAAGATAGAACTGAAGCAGAAGCTACAATGAACGCAAAAATGGCTAGCATTTTAGACAAAGAACAATTTGCAAAGTTTGAAGCAATGGCAAAAGAAAAAGGTAGAAAAGGAAAAGAAAAAAAGAAGAAAAAAAATTAA
- a CDS encoding gamma carbonic anhydrase family protein gives MPIIKSVNGKHPQIPEDCFVAENATILGEVSLGKECSIWYNAVIRGDVHYIKIGNKVNIQDGAVIHATYQKSPTTIGNNVSIGHNAIVHGCTIQDNVLVGMGSIIMDDCVIESNSIIAAGAVVTKNTRVESGSIYAGVPAKKVKDISQELISGEIDRIANNYVKYSSWFKE, from the coding sequence ATGCCAATAATTAAATCTGTAAACGGAAAACACCCACAAATACCAGAAGATTGTTTTGTAGCAGAAAATGCCACTATTCTTGGTGAAGTTTCATTGGGTAAAGAATGTTCTATTTGGTACAATGCTGTAATTAGAGGAGATGTACATTATATAAAAATTGGTAATAAAGTCAACATTCAAGATGGTGCAGTAATTCATGCAACCTATCAAAAATCGCCAACAACTATTGGAAATAATGTTTCTATTGGACATAATGCAATTGTGCACGGTTGTACAATTCAAGACAATGTTTTAGTTGGAATGGGAAGTATTATTATGGATGATTGTGTTATTGAATCTAACTCAATAATTGCTGCAGGAGCAGTAGTTACCAAAAATACGAGAGTAGAAAGTGGAAGTATTTATGCAGGAGTTCCTGCTAAAAAAGTAAAAGATATTTCCCAAGAACTAATCTCAGGAGAAATAGACAGAATTGCCAATAATTATGTAAAATATTCTAGTTGGTTTAAAGAGTAA